Below is a genomic region from Medicago truncatula cultivar Jemalong A17 chromosome 3, MtrunA17r5.0-ANR, whole genome shotgun sequence.
TTTGATTCTAACTAGCTACTATGCTATGCTGACTCTACACTTGACAACTTATACTTTGGTCTGCCAAAGCTCCTTCTACGGTTAACCTTTTTGTTTGGATGGTGGTACATGATAGGATTGACACGGCCTTTATCCTGATATTTTGTGTTACATGCTctagattttttgaaataatctcCATATCTTGAATTGTGAGGTAACTTGAACTGGAAGTATGAATTAAAATGTCAGAATAACGTTGAATCTGAGCCCCTTACTATATGTTAATCTTCATTTCTATCCAGAATGGTGGTACAAAGGCAATGATATGAtatctaaatttaattataacaacTCCCTCATTTTTGTTATAGGGCCAACTTCATTTGCCCCTGTAATTGATGCAGCAATTGACATTGTGGAAAGAAACAACGGTCAATATCACGTTCTTGTCATTATTGCTGATGGACAGGTTATATCTATTTATTGTTTCGCATGACATGCTTTCTTTGCTTATTTTCctacatttctatttttttttcctgaacATCTTTCTTTCCCCCCCAGGTTACTAGAAATCCTGGTACACCGCATGGAAAGCTTAGTCCACAGGAACAGGCAACCATTACTTCCATAATTGCTGCAAGGTAAAGTAACTTTTCTGTATTTTTTTGCTGTTGTTTATGGTATTTGTGTTTTATGTGGAGAGATTATGATTTTCAGTCACTATCCTCTCTCAATTATTTTGGTTGGAGTTGGAGATGGACCATGGGACGAGATGAAACACTTTGATGATAACATTACTGGGCGTGTTTTTGACAACTTTCAGGTATTTAATAGCACTTGAACATTCAATACTGTTGCGTTTATGGTAACTTTCACCGTTGTAGAGAGATATTAAATTATCAGGATTTGTCGTATAAATGACAAAGGCGATATCACGTCAGCTAATTTGAAATGTTTTGTGAAACTGTTCTCATGGTTGAGAGTTGAGACATAACTCTAAAAATTGGTAAATGTAAGATGCCTTACAAATGGGTTTACCTAATGTCTGATACCATGGTTAGATTATGCAGGACATTGGGTTAGTAGTTGAGATAAAGTGATAAACCTTTTCTcacaaatttaacatttttaaattcCACGCTGTTCCGTGGTAATCATATGCTGCAACGCATCCAGCATTCCATATCTTAGAAAGTTAATCTTAATTCTAGCATTATGAATTTCCTTCTGATGAAATTGATTAATCATCAACTGTTTTCCATTTTATTCATGTAGTTTGTAAACTTCACAAAGATCATGTCTGAGAACACAGAAGCATCCAAGAAGGAAACAGAATTTGCACTTGCTGCCCTTATGGAGATTCCATTTCAGTACCGTGCAGCCCAAAATATACAACTTGCCAAGTAAGTTGTGGATTATAAATATAATGGCTATACTACTAGATTCAAGGATAACTGAGTGTCAATTCCCATTTATGCAGTAGTGAACCAGTTCATTATCAACATAAAAGACCTCTCCCACCACCTAAGGAAATAATAGATCACGATAATGCATTCATAGCGACTCCACGCATTACAAATTTCGATTCAATTGAACCAACAGCTCCAGCCAGTGCAGAACCAGTATGTTTCCTTGTCGCTCCCTGTATCTTTCCTACTGCAACGATTCATTTCAAAATGATAAATGAACTGTGAGATTAACATATTTCTTGTATTGAAGGTATGCCCCATTTGTCTAACAAATCCAAAGGACATGGCTTTTGGATGCGGTCATACAGTAAGTCAATTTATTATATACTTGTGCAAATAATAAAACTTGAGACGTGGATTAAATGCAATAGTAAAGTGGTTGCATTTCGCTAAGCATCATTTTTTTGTAGATCATAGATTTTGATCCACCGtaaaaagaatgaaattttaACAGAAAACTAGCGACAATCATCATTCGATCAAAATCACACAGATGTGAACATTTTGAATGTTGATACCTCATTGGAAAAAATGTTCTATTTTCACCGCCAAAAGAACCATTCTATTTTCACCCGCCAAGTGGAATTACCACACAGAGGAACAAATGCATTTTTGTTTAACCTCCATGTAAAAGTGGATCTGGTTCTTATTCTTATATgctctgttttttatttatttttattttttttatgtagacTTGCAAGGAGTGTGGCGCAACATTATCTTTATGCCCTATGTGCAGGCAGCAAATTACTACTCGCTTGAGATTATATACTTGAGTCAGATTTCTTGCAAATTTATTCTATAACATTGTATCGCCCCCATTGATATATAAATAGTCGTATATATTACACCATTTCTTTACAATTCAGCTTAAGAATGAGATGTATAGAAATGTTGAGTGTAAATGTGGTCCTTAAACAAAGTGTTCATTGAGATGTATATCTAAATTTTCTCTGAAGTTgctaaatattttgaaattctaCTTACCTCCCTTAAATTTGAGTGAAGTTGATTTTAGAGCGAATTGTTGGTACATGTGTTTCACCCACCATGTTTGTACATGTGTTTCACCTACCATTTTTCACGTGCAACAAGTTTTTCCTTGCAGCGTATTGCAGATGAAGTAGCTTACTATATGGCTACTcgtaagtaaaaaaaaatttaattgacCTCATAGGAGTTGCTGACTACTATTTTTCACCATTAAATCTAtagttaacaatttttttttaaaagaaatctatagttaacatatttaactatttagATTACAAATTTATTGCAAACAAATTTCGAAACTACAGAACAGTCTTTCTAGTGTCCTAATTACTAAAATCCTAAATCTActccaaaaacaaaatcttaaaTCTACAATACCACTCCTCTTCTTCAGTGGCTTCTCTTACATCTACCGTGCCAAAAAAAATCAGCCATTTGATACATGAAGGAGAGACGAATACGGTCACATGAGCAGGTCGTAGGACTCCGTCTGCATAACTTGTGGAATTTAAAGATGCCTACAATTGTAACACTGGTGTCAACCCCAAATAACCAGACTTGGAATATATTTACATTTACTGCCTATTATGGTATACAATGCACAGTATTGTTCAATACAATTGTTATGACACTGCAACGATAATGAACTGTATAGCAGAAATTTAAGTAAAAAAGATGCATACAGATTTTACATTGTGGGTGTGATAGAGATACTAGGAT
It encodes:
- the LOC11418943 gene encoding E3 ubiquitin-protein ligase RGLG3 isoform X1; its protein translation is MGNTESMSQSQHEFYYQHPPNYDGSSVSNSYHQPSSYTGSLDSTTYDQPSAYTGNLGNTNHHQPSSHATSSVNTRHHHNKQPTYIADNFSSLDQVVSALREAGLESSNLILGIDFTKSNEWTGKYSFHRKSLHHIGSAPNPYEQAISIIGRTLSTFDEDNLIPCFGFGDASTHDQNVFSFYPDNRVCHGFEEVLARYRQIVPHLKLSGPTSFAPVIDAAIDIVERNNGQYHVLVIIADGQVTRNPGTPHGKLSPQEQATITSIIAASHYPLSIILVGVGDGPWDEMKHFDDNITGRVFDNFQFVNFTKIMSENTEASKKETEFALAALMEIPFQYRAAQNIQLANSEPVHYQHKRPLPPPKEIIDHDNAFIATPRITNFDSIEPTAPASAEPVCPICLTNPKDMAFGCGHTTCKECGATLSLCPMCRQQITTRLRLYT
- the LOC11418943 gene encoding E3 ubiquitin-protein ligase RGLG3 isoform X2; this translates as MGNTESMSQSQHEFYYQHPPNYDGSSVSNSYHQPSSYTGSLDSTTYDQPSAYTGNLGNTNHHQPSSHATSSVNTRHHHNKQPTYIADNFSSLDQVVSALREAGLESSNLILGIDFTKSNEWTGKYSFHRKSLHHIGSAPNPYEQAISIIGRTLSTFDEDNLIPCFGFGDASTHDQNVFSFYPDNRVCHGFEEVLARYRQIVPHLKLSGPTSFAPVIDAAIDIVERNNGQYHVLVIIADGQVTRNPGTPHGKLSPQEQATITSIIAASHYPLSIILVGVGDGPWDEMKHFDDNITGRVFDNFQFVNFTKIMSENTEASKKETEFALAALMEIPFQYRAAQNIQLANEPVHYQHKRPLPPPKEIIDHDNAFIATPRITNFDSIEPTAPASAEPVCPICLTNPKDMAFGCGHTTCKECGATLSLCPMCRQQITTRLRLYT